The Bacteroidota bacterium genomic sequence TGGCAACTTCAATAATTTCGGGTTTCTCCATTCTCAACAAAGTCATAGCATCATCGATATGTATAAAGCCATCTTTACCCGATGGCCCGAGAACATTCTCCATCATCGCTGCTATGCGTACCGGAATCCCATTAACCGATCCGTCTTTATTTGTAGCGATGAGAACTATTTCATCTCCGAGTTTTAGCGAAAGTCCTTTCATCAAATTTTCCGGCACTAATATTTCACCTCGCTTTAGAAAATTTTTCTTATCCTGAATATCACTTTTAATTCTTTTAATCAGATCGGGTAATGTGTTGCTTTCTAAATCCGGGTAAATTGCGGTTAGCCGTATATTTGAAGATTGTATATAATTGCTTATCATTGCTCCGAATTTGATACGTGGACTAAAAGCTGCTATTTCGGGTATAGCATTCAATGCGCGCTCCACATCCGCATATTCAGAATCGGAGAGACTGATATTGAGCGGAAGATTATCGATTGATTCAACGTATCCTTTTTTATGGATTTGCAAATCTCCGAGTGAGGTGTTTGTAATAATCCCGACCATTTGGGTTTTAAACGAAATCGCTAAGCCGCCAAATACTATTACTAATACAACTCCGAAAGCTATAAGCGATGATGTTAGTATCGTCCGTCGTTTATACCTGAAAAGATTTCTAACAGCGATTTTGATAAGATTAATCATACATACCTCAATTTATCTGTTTAGATTCTTGATTAACTATCGTACCATCTTCAAGTGTGTAAACAATTTCAGCTTCACCAACAATCTTGGGATCGTGTGTGGAAAAAATAAATGTTGTGCCTAATGTTTTCTGCATCTCGTGCATGATAGTTATTACTTTAAAAGCGGTTTTATGGTCGAGGTTAGCCGTTGGTTCATCGGCAAGCACAATTTTAGGATTAGTTACAAGTGCGCGAGCAATTGCCACACGCTGCTTTTGACCGCCCGATATTTGATTCGGATATTTATCCTTAAAATCAATCATACCGACCTTTTCAAGGAGTGAATGGATTCGATCGCGTCTTTCTGAAATGGGAATTGATTTTAGCAATAAAAGTGGATATTCAACATTTTCATAAACCGACAGAACAGGAATCAAATTAAAGTTTTGGAAAACGAAACCAATGGTGTTGCCTCGAAATTTCGCTGCATCCGAACGGTCGAGCATTGCGACATTTACATTATCGACAATAACATTGCCGTTGGTAGGTTTGTCTAACGACCCGACTAA encodes the following:
- a CDS encoding FtsX-like permease family protein, producing the protein MINLIKIAVRNLFRYKRRTILTSSLIAFGVVLVIVFGGLAISFKTQMVGIITNTSLGDLQIHKKGYVESIDNLPLNISLSDSEYADVERALNAIPEIAAFSPRIKFGAMISNYIQSSNIRLTAIYPDLESNTLPDLIKRIKSDIQDKKNFLKRGEILVPENLMKGLSLKLGDEIVLIATNKDGSVNGIPVRIAAMMENVLGPSGKDGFIHIDDAMTLLRMEKPEIIEVAIKLKQFDQLGKVTENLKKSLSKQSTQKEVHTWEQLSPFASIARIVDLLILVVKFILISIVLVSVLNIMTMSVYERISEIGTIAAIGTRPSRILTMFLVEGFTMGLLSNIIGVIVGVGVLLLMNTSSINFTFGQMNVVLSPDVPTREIILTTLIVMLVSVFASLQPAYKASRMEPVDALGHV
- a CDS encoding ABC transporter ATP-binding protein produces the protein MSLIKLENVTKIYQTGEIPVTALNEISFTIERQTFVSFIGPSGSGKSTILNLVGSLDKPTNGNVIVDNVNVAMLDRSDAAKFRGNTIGFVFQNFNLIPVLSVYENVEYPLLLLKSIPISERRDRIHSLLEKVGMIDFKDKYPNQISGGQKQRVAIARALVTNPKIVLADEPTANLDHKTAFKVITIMHEMQKTLGTTFIFSTHDPKIVGEAEIVYTLEDGTIVNQESKQIN